A portion of the Roseovarius sp. SCSIO 43702 genome contains these proteins:
- the aroB gene encoding 3-dehydroquinate synthase has protein sequence MTETVHVDLGARSYDVLVGPGLIAEAGARIAPLLGRPRVAVVTDENVGGLHLEALKNGLQASGIEVVSLALPPGEGTKSWASLEQVVEWLLKQRVERRDVILAFGGGVIGDLVGFAAAILRRGVRFVQLPTSLLAQVDSSVGGKTGINSRHGKNLVGAFHQPSLVLADTEVLGTLPERDYLAGYGEVVKYGLLGDAEFFQWLEGNGSSAARGDMAARIHAVRHSVSMKADIVARDETEQGDRALLNLGHTFCHALEAATGYSGRLLHGEGVAIGCALAFELSARLGLCPQEEPSRVRAHLRDMKMKVDLSDIEGELPDADGLLDLMAQDKKVIDGKLRFILARGIGDAFVTSDVPRDAVRNVLADALAARGG, from the coding sequence TCCTATGACGTGCTGGTGGGCCCCGGCCTGATCGCCGAGGCCGGCGCCCGGATCGCGCCCCTCCTGGGCCGGCCCCGCGTCGCTGTCGTGACCGATGAAAACGTGGGCGGCCTGCATCTCGAGGCGTTGAAGAACGGGTTGCAAGCATCTGGAATCGAAGTGGTTTCCCTCGCATTGCCACCCGGAGAAGGAACCAAGAGCTGGGCCTCGTTGGAACAGGTGGTCGAATGGCTCCTGAAGCAGCGGGTCGAGCGCCGGGACGTGATCCTGGCCTTCGGGGGTGGCGTGATCGGCGACCTGGTGGGCTTCGCCGCCGCGATCCTGCGGCGCGGCGTGCGCTTCGTGCAACTGCCCACGAGCCTGCTTGCGCAGGTGGATAGCTCCGTCGGCGGCAAGACCGGCATCAACTCGCGCCACGGCAAGAACCTCGTCGGCGCCTTCCATCAGCCGAGCCTCGTGCTCGCCGACACCGAGGTGCTGGGCACGCTCCCCGAACGTGATTACCTCGCGGGGTACGGCGAGGTCGTCAAATATGGTCTCCTGGGGGATGCCGAATTCTTTCAGTGGCTTGAGGGCAACGGCTCATCCGCCGCCCGTGGCGACATGGCGGCGCGCATCCATGCCGTGCGCCACTCGGTCAGCATGAAGGCCGATATCGTCGCGCGGGATGAAACCGAGCAGGGCGACCGTGCGCTCTTGAACCTCGGGCATACGTTCTGCCACGCGCTCGAGGCCGCCACCGGCTATTCCGGGCGTCTTTTGCATGGCGAGGGCGTGGCGATCGGCTGTGCGTTGGCATTCGAACTGTCCGCGCGTCTCGGACTTTGCCCGCAAGAGGAGCCGAGCCGTGTGCGTGCCCATCTGCGCGACATGAAGATGAAGGTCGATCTGTCGGATATCGAAGGGGAATTGCCGGATGCCGACGGCCTTCTCGACCTCATGGCGCAGGACAAGAAGGTAATCGATGGCAAGCTGCGCTTCATCCTCGCGCGCGGGATCGGTGACGCCTTCGTGACCTCCGACGTGCCGCGCGACGCCGTGCGCAACGTGCTGGCCGATGCGCTCGCCGCGCGGGGAGGTTAG